CGGTCAGCCGCCGGAATAAGGCTCTTCTTGAAGAGTTTGCCGAACGCTTCGGCTTCAGCAGAACCTATACCGACTGGAAAGAGCAGTTCAGAGATCCCGAAGCAGAAGCTGTTTACATCGCCACACCGGTCAATCTTCACAGAGAACAGTCAATCTTCGCAATGGAACAGGGCAAGCATGTACTCTGCGAAAAGCCCATGGCTCTGAACAGCAGGGAAGCATCGCTGATGCTGGACGCGGCCAAAGCCAACGGCGTCCGGTTCGGTGTGGCCTACTACAGACGCTTCTATCCTATGGTCGAAAAGATAATGGAAGTGCTCGGAGACAAGGGGATCGGATCTCCCCGATACGTACAGGTCCAGAATTTTGAACCATTCAACAGGAAAGAAGGAGAAGCCCGGTACTGGCTGCTGAAACCGGAAATTTCCGGTGGAGGTCCCATGATGGATATGGGCTGTCACAGACTGGAGCTTCTTCATTACCTTTTCGGAGAGATTGCCGATTTGACCAGCACTCTGAAAACTCTACGGTTTCAGCGTGAAGTGGAGGACACATCTGTTGCCCTTCTCACTTTCAAAACAGGGCTGATGGCCAAT
The Spirochaeta isovalerica genome window above contains:
- a CDS encoding Gfo/Idh/MocA family protein, which gives rise to MTPVKWALCGAGDICEKRVAPAIRDLPGAHPHSVSRRNKALLEEFAERFGFSRTYTDWKEQFRDPEAEAVYIATPVNLHREQSIFAMEQGKHVLCEKPMALNSREASLMLDAAKANGVRFGVAYYRRFYPMVEKIMEVLGDKGIGSPRYVQVQNFEPFNRKEGEARYWLLKPEISGGGPMMDMGCHRLELLHYLFGEIADLTSTLKTLRFQREVEDTSVALLTFKTGLMANVASLHTVQEPRDTIEIYGTEGSIHVENLNEGIYRIVKNGEKEKGVCPPRTNAHSPLIDDFCRAIREERDPAVTGDWALKTTELLDRIYSRS